A genomic segment from Andrena cerasifolii isolate SP2316 chromosome 7, iyAndCera1_principal, whole genome shotgun sequence encodes:
- the LOC143371613 gene encoding uncharacterized protein LOC143371613 isoform X2 codes for MVTLNNSENEGFDRIPTTDVSLAVTQDASDSGKRTTGANRSLPDIPKDKEKGRKGTAKPISQDIYETTEAIGDHSELYATVQNTGVDEQVSEQQVQEVAQQKSLTRENSISQYSRFASSNSDNGEHPYAQLQNVQKTETSQLNRNNIKQGIDIEKPSTSTSQASGNPVAPPRTRRSSSHNSLLSADAVPCDIQAANAISGGIQANQDLPYMTPPLLMLLPQPSQPLQLLQPTAQSNSPQQHFSGDSQDSKGYTSISVREPLANIIAQTKTICRQNQPIRPLTDPHYATVSDDSDEMYAAIDEQDKVYTSGSETYAQIQPTMAEAQRTVQSEQTLSSRAPSRSDEVHPAPQPPSVDSLRYVAHAHSRQASSSSANSSIVNPASPKPEKRQANSPLPPPPEGSTDIYASIDKRTKTDERSKTALSSGKSLEDMYAKVMKKKKDVEEQTEAHPISHAGLHPEIVIASCRKLSLVEINRTSWSSHDSTEVQKKEIDSVAQYCTTSNSSVGTIQPEADVPTLPRIEDQPQESTSVADHGYEAVSSGSDLSKKNAMCRVPCDPNYEVLRPQRSAGDKVDYRASTSLGSDSVSRRNSTDFVSFKQQRQTSNASSEDPGYEKVRLRRRIDTDQDTDSEPNYESMPHDSGEPNYASVCRPGDSDTDPNYESVNHGDPNYESVKYMSVNRTEEPPYEQVNAYQSQIDLDGYEKVKKHLFNSDYERVQLENFTESIGNGDTDDEQYVQV; via the exons ATGGTAACGTTAAACAATTCTGAAAACGAGGGCTTCGATCGAATTCCAACAACAGATGTGTCGCTCGCAGTGACGCAAGATGCCAGCGACAGTGGAAAAAG GACAACTGGTGCCAATAGAAGTCTTCCAGATATTCCAAAAGACAAGGAGAAAGGGCGTAAGGGTACAGCTAAACCCATATCTCAAGACATCTACGAAACTACAGAAGCAATTGGCGATCACTCGGAGCTCTATGCTACAGTACAGAATACAG GCGTGGACGAGCAAGTATCGGAGCAGCAAGTACAGGAAGTTGCCCAACAGAAATCTTTAACTCGAGAGAACTCTATTTCTCAGTATTCAAGATTTGCGTCTTCCAACTCTGACAACG GTGAACACCCGTATGCTCAACTTCAGAACGTTCAAAAGACTGAGACTAGTCAATTAAATAG GAATAATATTAAACAAGGGATCGATATCGAGAAACCATCCACATCAACGAGTCAAGCTAGTGGAAATCCAGTTGCTCCACCGAGAACTCGTCGATCGTCGTCACACAATTCCCTCCTCTCCGCCGACGCTGTTCCCTGCGATATCCAAGCAGCAAACGCCATATCTGGTGGTATACAGGCTAATCAAGATTTACCTTATATGACACCGCCGCTTTTAATGCTACTGCCCCAGCCATCTCAGCCGCTCCAACTGCTCCAGCCGACTGCTCAATCTAATAGTCCGCAGCAGCATTTCAGCGGAGACTCCCAAGACTCGA AAGGGTACACGAGCATAAGCGTGAGGGAGCCTCTCGCTAACATAATCGCGCAGACGAAGACAATTTGTCGCCAAAACCAGCCCATTCGGCCGCTTACGGATCCACATTACGCGACCGTGTCCGATGATTCTG ACGAAATGTATGCTGCGATCGACGAACAGGACAAAGTATACACTAGCGGTAGCGAAACGTACGCTCAGATACAACCAACGATGGCGGAGGCCCAGCGCACGGTGCAAAGCGAACAAACGTTATCTTCTCGAGCTCCGTCGCGTTCCGACGAAGTCCATCCTGCTCCGCAACCACCGAGTGTCGACAGTTTACGTTACGTCGCGCACGCTCACTCCAGACAAG CCTCATCCTCGAGTGCAAACAGTTCCATAGTAAACCCTGCATCACCGAAACCGGAGAAGCGTCAAGCTAATTCCCCTTTGCCACCCCCGCCCGAAGGTTCCACGGATATATACGCGTCGATCGATAAGAGAACGAAGACGGACGAGCGATCCAAGACGGCCTTGTCCAGTGGAAAATCTTTGGAAGACATGTACGCGAAGgtaatgaagaagaagaaagacgtAGAGGAGCAAACAGAGGCGCATCCAATTTCTCACGCTGGTCTGCATCCCGAGATTGTAATTGCTTCGTGCAGGAAGCTGAGTCTGGTCGAGATAAATAGAACTTCCTGGTCTAGTCATGACTCGACGGAAGTGCAAAAAAAAGAGATAGATTCTGTCGCGCAATACTGTACTACGTCCAACAGTTCCGTCGGTACTATCCAACCGGAAGCGGACGTGCCGACGTTGCCTAGAATCGAGGACCAGCCTCAAGAGTCGACCTCGGTAGCCGATCATGGCTACGAAGCGGTCAGCTCCGGCTCCGATCTCTCAAAAAAGAATGCGATGTGCCGCGTGCCCTGTGATCCCAACTACGAAGTGTTGCGTCCGCAGCGTTCGGCCGGAGATAAAGTGGATTATCGGGCGAGCACTAGCCTCGGCTCCGACTCGGTATCCAGGCGGAACAGTACAGATTTTGTGTCGTTCAAGCAGCAGAGGCAAACGAGTAACGCCAGCAGCGAGGATCCCGGTTATGAAAAGGTCAGGTTAAGGAGAAGAATCGATACGGACCAGGACACGGATTCTGAGCCTAATTACGAGAGTATGCCGCACGATTCAGGAGAACCGAATTATGCGTCGGTATGCCGTCCCGGTGACAGTGACACCGATCCCAACTACGAGTCGGTCAATCACGGAGATCCTAATTACGAGAGCGTTAAATACATGAGCGTGAACCGCACCGAAGAGCCACCGTACGAACAAGTGAACGCTTATCAATCCCAAATAGATCTAGATGGATACGAAAAGGTGAAGAAACATTTGTTCAACTCCGATTACGAAAGGGTGCAGTTGGAGAATTTTACGGAATCGATCGGCAATGGAGATACCGACGATGAACAGTACGTGCAAGTGTAA
- the LOC143371613 gene encoding uncharacterized protein LOC143371613 isoform X1 — MISPFLEEDAWCYWVVSVGALLSFLGLIVACICSCRRNENKNEFLGLSGMVTLNNSENEGFDRIPTTDVSLAVTQDASDSGKRTTGANRSLPDIPKDKEKGRKGTAKPISQDIYETTEAIGDHSELYATVQNTGVDEQVSEQQVQEVAQQKSLTRENSISQYSRFASSNSDNGEHPYAQLQNVQKTETSQLNRNNIKQGIDIEKPSTSTSQASGNPVAPPRTRRSSSHNSLLSADAVPCDIQAANAISGGIQANQDLPYMTPPLLMLLPQPSQPLQLLQPTAQSNSPQQHFSGDSQDSKGYTSISVREPLANIIAQTKTICRQNQPIRPLTDPHYATVSDDSDEMYAAIDEQDKVYTSGSETYAQIQPTMAEAQRTVQSEQTLSSRAPSRSDEVHPAPQPPSVDSLRYVAHAHSRQASSSSANSSIVNPASPKPEKRQANSPLPPPPEGSTDIYASIDKRTKTDERSKTALSSGKSLEDMYAKVMKKKKDVEEQTEAHPISHAGLHPEIVIASCRKLSLVEINRTSWSSHDSTEVQKKEIDSVAQYCTTSNSSVGTIQPEADVPTLPRIEDQPQESTSVADHGYEAVSSGSDLSKKNAMCRVPCDPNYEVLRPQRSAGDKVDYRASTSLGSDSVSRRNSTDFVSFKQQRQTSNASSEDPGYEKVRLRRRIDTDQDTDSEPNYESMPHDSGEPNYASVCRPGDSDTDPNYESVNHGDPNYESVKYMSVNRTEEPPYEQVNAYQSQIDLDGYEKVKKHLFNSDYERVQLENFTESIGNGDTDDEQYVQV, encoded by the exons ATGATAAGCCCTTTCTTGGAAGAAGATGCCTGGTGTTACTGGGTCGTTTCTGTTGGAGCATTGCTATCATTTCTTGGTCTAATCGTTGCTTGCATTTGTAGCTGCCGTCGTAATGAGAATAA GAATGAGTTTCTTGGCCTTTCGGGTATGGTAACGTTAAACAATTCTGAAAACGAGGGCTTCGATCGAATTCCAACAACAGATGTGTCGCTCGCAGTGACGCAAGATGCCAGCGACAGTGGAAAAAG GACAACTGGTGCCAATAGAAGTCTTCCAGATATTCCAAAAGACAAGGAGAAAGGGCGTAAGGGTACAGCTAAACCCATATCTCAAGACATCTACGAAACTACAGAAGCAATTGGCGATCACTCGGAGCTCTATGCTACAGTACAGAATACAG GCGTGGACGAGCAAGTATCGGAGCAGCAAGTACAGGAAGTTGCCCAACAGAAATCTTTAACTCGAGAGAACTCTATTTCTCAGTATTCAAGATTTGCGTCTTCCAACTCTGACAACG GTGAACACCCGTATGCTCAACTTCAGAACGTTCAAAAGACTGAGACTAGTCAATTAAATAG GAATAATATTAAACAAGGGATCGATATCGAGAAACCATCCACATCAACGAGTCAAGCTAGTGGAAATCCAGTTGCTCCACCGAGAACTCGTCGATCGTCGTCACACAATTCCCTCCTCTCCGCCGACGCTGTTCCCTGCGATATCCAAGCAGCAAACGCCATATCTGGTGGTATACAGGCTAATCAAGATTTACCTTATATGACACCGCCGCTTTTAATGCTACTGCCCCAGCCATCTCAGCCGCTCCAACTGCTCCAGCCGACTGCTCAATCTAATAGTCCGCAGCAGCATTTCAGCGGAGACTCCCAAGACTCGA AAGGGTACACGAGCATAAGCGTGAGGGAGCCTCTCGCTAACATAATCGCGCAGACGAAGACAATTTGTCGCCAAAACCAGCCCATTCGGCCGCTTACGGATCCACATTACGCGACCGTGTCCGATGATTCTG ACGAAATGTATGCTGCGATCGACGAACAGGACAAAGTATACACTAGCGGTAGCGAAACGTACGCTCAGATACAACCAACGATGGCGGAGGCCCAGCGCACGGTGCAAAGCGAACAAACGTTATCTTCTCGAGCTCCGTCGCGTTCCGACGAAGTCCATCCTGCTCCGCAACCACCGAGTGTCGACAGTTTACGTTACGTCGCGCACGCTCACTCCAGACAAG CCTCATCCTCGAGTGCAAACAGTTCCATAGTAAACCCTGCATCACCGAAACCGGAGAAGCGTCAAGCTAATTCCCCTTTGCCACCCCCGCCCGAAGGTTCCACGGATATATACGCGTCGATCGATAAGAGAACGAAGACGGACGAGCGATCCAAGACGGCCTTGTCCAGTGGAAAATCTTTGGAAGACATGTACGCGAAGgtaatgaagaagaagaaagacgtAGAGGAGCAAACAGAGGCGCATCCAATTTCTCACGCTGGTCTGCATCCCGAGATTGTAATTGCTTCGTGCAGGAAGCTGAGTCTGGTCGAGATAAATAGAACTTCCTGGTCTAGTCATGACTCGACGGAAGTGCAAAAAAAAGAGATAGATTCTGTCGCGCAATACTGTACTACGTCCAACAGTTCCGTCGGTACTATCCAACCGGAAGCGGACGTGCCGACGTTGCCTAGAATCGAGGACCAGCCTCAAGAGTCGACCTCGGTAGCCGATCATGGCTACGAAGCGGTCAGCTCCGGCTCCGATCTCTCAAAAAAGAATGCGATGTGCCGCGTGCCCTGTGATCCCAACTACGAAGTGTTGCGTCCGCAGCGTTCGGCCGGAGATAAAGTGGATTATCGGGCGAGCACTAGCCTCGGCTCCGACTCGGTATCCAGGCGGAACAGTACAGATTTTGTGTCGTTCAAGCAGCAGAGGCAAACGAGTAACGCCAGCAGCGAGGATCCCGGTTATGAAAAGGTCAGGTTAAGGAGAAGAATCGATACGGACCAGGACACGGATTCTGAGCCTAATTACGAGAGTATGCCGCACGATTCAGGAGAACCGAATTATGCGTCGGTATGCCGTCCCGGTGACAGTGACACCGATCCCAACTACGAGTCGGTCAATCACGGAGATCCTAATTACGAGAGCGTTAAATACATGAGCGTGAACCGCACCGAAGAGCCACCGTACGAACAAGTGAACGCTTATCAATCCCAAATAGATCTAGATGGATACGAAAAGGTGAAGAAACATTTGTTCAACTCCGATTACGAAAGGGTGCAGTTGGAGAATTTTACGGAATCGATCGGCAATGGAGATACCGACGATGAACAGTACGTGCAAGTGTAA